One stretch of Salvelinus namaycush isolate Seneca unplaced genomic scaffold, SaNama_1.0 Scaffold62, whole genome shotgun sequence DNA includes these proteins:
- the LOC120042134 gene encoding G patch domain and ankyrin repeat-containing protein 1-like, with the protein MSSLSYFTPAREEELLWSGNAGAATGPQPSTLGGEEARRFYQSVIEEGGAGERRGLEQRGRENRRGRERRGRAGQHVQASRQQASTTSTTTELEGLRLLRCAQEGDLSGVRGLLSRGVDVNFQDSWWWTGVMCAAAAGQRGVVRLLLQQGAAWVGVVDTQGRDARELARMAGHSGVLEELDHYGSPQDCDHETGDRHGRQRGQHNHYRRETQDHQDHSSPPAVAAVQTHQNQSTQNQTQWCPVCSVHYSSPPETHLSSTLHLFSLSRPAPPPHYCLPPSTPAYQMMLRSGWTPGGGLGPEGEGHKQPVRTVLKRDSRGLGYGPTPRPKVTHFQPKDPQAVRRTGKEGRGERGRRGMKEESRREEKDRNWERDFRSSFNTFDP; encoded by the exons ATGAGCTCGCTAAGCTACTTCACCCCGGCCCGAGAGGAAGAGTTGCTGTGGTCGGGGAACGCAGGCGCAGCCACCGGACCTCAACCCAGCACCCTCGGAGGAGAGGAGGCACGACGCTTCTATCAAAGCGTCATAGAAGAGGGAGGTGCAGGGGAGAGACGAGGATTggaacagagggggagagagaaccgcagggggagagagaggaggggaagagcaGGGCAGCACGTCCAG GCTAGCAGGCAGCAGGCTAGCACCACCAGTACTACCACGGAGCTGGAGGGGCTGAGACTGCTGCGTTGTGCCCAGGAAGGTGACCTGTCTGGGGTGAGAGGCCTGCTGTCCCGGGGGGTGGATGTCAACTTCCAG GACAGCTGGTGGTGGACAGGTGTGATGTGTGCAGCGGCAGCAGGGCAGCGGGGTGTCGTTAGGCTCCTCCTCCAGCAGGGGGCGGCGTGGGTGGGCGTGGTCGACACGCAGGGCCGGGACGCCAGGGAGCTGGCGCGGATGGCGGGGCATAGCGGGGTCCTAGAGGAACTGGACCACTACGGGTCTCCGCAGGACTGTGACCATGAGACGGGTGACCGGCATGGGAGACAGAGGGGTCAACACAACCATTACAGGAGAGAGACGCAGGACCATCAGGACCACAG TTCTCCCCCAGCGGTAGCAGCAGTCCAGACCCATCAGAACCAGTCCACCCAGAATCAGACCCAATGGTGTCCAGTCTGCAGTGTCCACTACTCCTCTCCTCCAGAGACgcacctctcctccaccctccacctgttctctctctcccgccctgCCCCACCTCCCCACTACTGcctccccccctccacccccgcCTACCAGATGATGCTGCGCTCCGGATGGACCCCTGGGGGGGGGCTGGGGCCCGAGGGGGAGGGTCACAAACAGCCGGTCCGGACCGTCCTGAAGAGGGACAGTAGAGGCCTGGGGTACGGACCCACACCCCGACCCAAGGTCACACACTTCCAACCTAAAGACCCGCAGGCAGTCAGACGGACGGGGAAGGAGGGtcgtggggagagggggaggagggggatgaaggaggagagcaggagggaggagaaggacagGAACTGGGAGAGGGACTTCCGCTCTTCCTTTAACAcctttgacccctga